Proteins encoded by one window of Pseudomonas tructae:
- a CDS encoding GntP family permease, producing the protein MFGLATDTYLLLDAVVTIIGLVLLITHFKVHPFVALTLAAGFLGLTSGMPVAKVMKSFQDGFGGVLGFVGIVLALGTMLGKLMADSGGADQIAQTLIRAFGKQKVHWAMMFAAFLVGIPLFFEIGFVLLIPLVFIVARRSGVSLIKIGIPLLAGLSVVHGLVPPHPGPLLAIGIFNADIGKTIFYGLIVALPTAIIAGPLYGNFISKYIPGNPNKELMDQIARESDQQNLPSFSITLITVLLPVFLMLLKTFADVVLPAEHIVRQWMDLIGHPISALLAALLLAFYTFGAARGFSRQQIMKLLDQSLAPTAAIVLIVGAGGGFKQMLVDTGVGNVIGQMAVQAQISPIMLAWLVAAVIRIATGSATVATITGAGIVAPVIGMMPGVNRELLVLATGAGSLILSHVNDAGFWLVKQYFNMTVAETFKTWSMMETILSVVGIIFIMLLSLVV; encoded by the coding sequence ATGTTTGGTTTGGCAACTGATACCTACCTGCTGCTCGATGCAGTGGTCACCATCATCGGCCTGGTGCTGCTGATTACCCACTTCAAGGTCCACCCTTTCGTCGCCCTGACCCTGGCGGCCGGCTTTCTCGGCCTGACCTCGGGCATGCCGGTGGCCAAGGTGATGAAATCGTTCCAGGACGGCTTTGGCGGGGTGCTCGGCTTTGTCGGCATCGTCCTTGCCCTAGGCACCATGCTCGGCAAGCTGATGGCCGACTCCGGCGGAGCCGACCAGATCGCCCAGACACTGATCCGCGCCTTCGGCAAGCAGAAGGTGCATTGGGCGATGATGTTCGCCGCCTTCCTGGTCGGTATTCCATTGTTCTTCGAAATCGGCTTCGTATTGCTGATTCCACTGGTGTTCATCGTCGCCCGGCGCTCCGGGGTGTCGCTGATCAAGATCGGTATTCCGCTGCTGGCCGGGCTGTCGGTGGTCCATGGCCTGGTGCCACCGCACCCGGGGCCGCTGCTGGCCATCGGCATCTTCAATGCCGACATCGGCAAGACCATTTTCTACGGACTGATCGTCGCCCTGCCCACGGCGATCATCGCCGGCCCCTTGTATGGCAACTTCATATCCAAGTACATCCCGGGCAACCCGAACAAGGAGCTGATGGACCAGATCGCCCGCGAGTCCGACCAGCAGAACCTGCCCAGCTTCAGCATCACCTTGATCACCGTGCTGCTGCCGGTGTTCCTGATGCTGCTCAAAACCTTCGCCGACGTGGTCTTGCCTGCCGAGCATATCGTGCGCCAGTGGATGGACCTGATCGGCCACCCGATCAGCGCCCTGCTCGCCGCCCTGCTCCTGGCCTTCTACACCTTTGGTGCGGCGCGCGGATTTTCCCGCCAGCAGATCATGAAGCTGCTCGACCAGAGCCTGGCGCCAACCGCGGCGATTGTCCTCATCGTCGGTGCGGGCGGTGGCTTCAAGCAGATGCTGGTGGATACCGGGGTCGGCAATGTGATCGGGCAGATGGCTGTACAGGCCCAGATATCGCCGATAATGCTGGCTTGGCTGGTGGCGGCGGTGATTCGTATCGCCACAGGTTCCGCGACGGTGGCGACCATTACCGGCGCCGGGATCGTTGCGCCAGTGATCGGCATGATGCCGGGGGTCAACCGTGAGTTGCTGGTGCTGGCGACCGGTGCCGGCTCGTTGATTCTGTCCCATGTCAACGATGCCGGCTTCTGGCTGGTGAAGCAGTACTTCAATATGACCGTGGCCGAGACCTTCAAGACCTGGAGCATGATGGAGACCATCCTTTCGGTGGTCGGGATCATCTTTATCATGCTGTTGTCGCTGGTGGTTTGA
- the gntR gene encoding HTH-type transcriptional regulator GntR — MTRIGSRTTGRPTLAEVARLSGVSPITASRALRGISTVAPQLVEKVQVAAASLGYVANPAARALASKQSQSIVVLIPSLSNHLFIDTLEAIHEVMRPRGLEVLIGNYHYDIAEEENLIRNYLAYQPRGILLTGFDRSDAAKQLLASSGVPCVHMMELGGEAQAMSVGFSQQQAGRAAARHLLERGCKRPGFIAAQLDPRVMQRAEGFRQALAEAGLDAYGREMLAPQPSSIGLGGELFGQMLSRHPEIDGIFFCNDDLAQGAILEAMRQGIRVPQQVAMVGFNDLPASAHMVPRLTSIRTPRAAIGRCAAQALLGLLDGKRGQPQCQDLGFELVVRESS; from the coding sequence ATGACCCGCATCGGCTCTCGTACTACCGGACGTCCTACCCTGGCTGAAGTGGCCAGGCTTTCCGGGGTTTCCCCGATCACCGCTTCTCGTGCATTGCGCGGGATCAGCACGGTTGCCCCGCAGCTGGTGGAAAAGGTCCAGGTCGCCGCTGCCAGCCTCGGCTACGTGGCCAACCCGGCAGCCCGGGCCTTGGCCTCCAAGCAGAGCCAGTCGATCGTGGTGCTGATCCCGTCGCTGTCCAACCACCTGTTCATCGACACCCTCGAAGCGATCCACGAGGTCATGCGCCCGCGTGGCCTTGAAGTGCTGATCGGTAACTATCACTACGATATCGCCGAAGAAGAGAACCTGATCCGCAACTACCTGGCCTACCAGCCGCGCGGCATCCTGCTCACCGGTTTCGACCGCAGCGACGCCGCCAAGCAGCTACTGGCGAGCAGCGGTGTGCCGTGTGTACACATGATGGAATTGGGCGGGGAAGCCCAGGCGATGTCCGTGGGGTTCTCCCAGCAGCAGGCGGGCAGGGCGGCAGCGCGGCATTTGCTTGAGCGCGGGTGCAAGCGCCCGGGCTTTATCGCAGCCCAACTCGATCCGCGGGTGATGCAGCGTGCCGAAGGCTTTCGCCAGGCCCTGGCCGAGGCCGGCCTGGATGCCTACGGTCGGGAAATGCTCGCCCCGCAGCCGTCCTCGATCGGCCTGGGCGGGGAGCTGTTTGGCCAGATGCTGAGCCGCCACCCGGAGATTGACGGCATCTTCTTCTGCAACGACGACCTGGCCCAGGGCGCGATTCTTGAAGCCATGCGCCAGGGCATCAGGGTACCGCAGCAGGTGGCCATGGTCGGTTTCAACGACCTGCCGGCGTCAGCGCACATGGTTCCGCGCCTGACCTCGATCCGCACCCCGCGTGCCGCCATCGGCCGCTGCGCCGCCCAGGCGTTGCTGGGCCTGCTCGATGGCAAGCGTGGGCAGCCACAATGCCAGGACCTGGGCTTTGAACTGGTGGTCCGCGAAAGCAGCTGA
- a CDS encoding transporter substrate-binding domain-containing protein, translating to MNLRATLVALLFSCLPAAHASEPGEPRTLLARSLSGGEGVALSGQDRRWLTEKGVLRLGTSSPDYPPFDINASQFDYEGLTADYAGLISELLGIPLEVRRYSSRKAAIDALHAGAIDLLGSSNGFEAADAQLVLSQPYADDLPVIVTPQGRTRAVDDELDGVRLAMVDHYLPDDEVKHLYPKARLQLYSSTMAGLSAVSLGQADAFLGDAISSDYLIGKSFQDSVHISHFVKHERETFAFALARDNPVLLRLLDHSLSVTSETERLNILRRWSSGSTSMLLDRGALNLSADERRWIDQHPIVRVLVNKYFAPLNFNDDQQQPRGITVDVLEQISLRTGLKFEFVEADAGAGMISLLQQGKAELASTLIYSPERATQVNFTRPYLVDPWVLVSRSDSDPAQPPEQLAGKRLAVIRDSPLKAQLLQRYPSLNLVEVDNPLALMEALAHKQVDLVLSSRINAAYFISRLFKDRLRIASLYGDQPLTSSFATPLDEPVLHAIIDKALLSIAPDELAKLTNRWRTNALISDSPWYNYRSLIWQILIVASLVLAAAVFWNRYLRHLIRQRSKAEQALQHELGFSKRLLEELRLAKDQAEDASRAKSTFLTTMSHEIRTPMNAVIGLLELAVRDAEQGRADRASLQVAFDSANGLLALIGDILDIARIESGHMQLNTEATHLSTLVAATVRVFEGNARLKGLALRSDLQAIDEAVLVDPLRFKQVLSNLLGNALKFTEQGQVSVTLRYGPQQPGQLRRVLLSVEDSGIGISAEDQARLFHNFVQVGEQPARQGSGLGLVISRTLCELMGGRLSLTSTLGVGTRIDIELQLPVATLAQATREEIEQPLTDAVLNILVVDDYPANLMLLERQLSVLGHQVSQANDAHAALVLWRQGQFDVVITDCHMPGMDGHQLARRLRSEEHHQQRRAGLILGLTANAQAEERERCLASGMNDCLFKPIGLNELRRHLIGIASPAPAPEPEAHASGFDIDNLKHLTLGDPQLIERLLRQLAQSNRDDLQALRALGPTPARDALRALAHRIKGGAKMLKARGLVQRCEALEQACVGDAAIEQLQALATALEASLQTFDGQLKQRVSAIAKSS from the coding sequence ATGAACCTTCGCGCTACCCTTGTGGCCCTGTTGTTCAGCTGCCTGCCGGCTGCGCATGCCAGCGAGCCTGGCGAACCGCGCACCCTACTGGCCCGCTCACTCAGCGGCGGCGAAGGCGTAGCACTGTCAGGCCAAGACCGGCGCTGGCTGACAGAAAAAGGCGTACTGCGCCTGGGCACCTCAAGCCCGGATTACCCGCCCTTTGATATCAATGCCAGCCAGTTCGACTATGAAGGCCTGACAGCCGACTACGCCGGACTGATCAGCGAACTGCTGGGAATACCGCTTGAAGTCAGGCGTTACAGTAGCCGCAAAGCGGCAATCGACGCCCTGCACGCCGGGGCCATCGACCTGCTCGGCAGCTCCAACGGCTTCGAGGCCGCCGATGCCCAATTGGTGCTCAGCCAACCCTATGCCGATGACCTGCCGGTGATCGTCACGCCCCAGGGCAGGACCCGCGCGGTCGACGACGAGCTGGACGGCGTGCGCCTGGCCATGGTCGACCACTACCTGCCCGATGACGAGGTCAAGCATCTCTACCCCAAAGCCCGTCTGCAGCTGTACTCTTCGACCATGGCCGGCCTCTCGGCGGTGTCCCTTGGCCAGGCCGACGCCTTTCTTGGCGATGCCATCAGCAGCGACTACCTGATTGGCAAGAGTTTCCAGGACAGCGTGCACATCTCCCACTTCGTCAAACACGAGCGCGAAACCTTCGCCTTCGCCCTGGCCCGCGACAACCCGGTGCTGTTGCGCTTGCTCGACCATTCGCTGAGTGTCACCAGTGAAACCGAACGCCTGAACATCCTGCGCCGCTGGAGCAGCGGCAGCACCAGCATGCTGCTCGATCGCGGCGCCCTGAACCTGAGCGCCGACGAACGCCGCTGGATCGACCAGCACCCGATTGTTCGGGTGCTGGTCAACAAGTACTTCGCACCCTTGAACTTCAACGACGACCAGCAACAGCCGCGGGGTATTACCGTCGATGTGCTGGAACAGATCAGCCTGCGCACCGGCCTTAAATTCGAGTTCGTCGAGGCCGACGCCGGGGCTGGCATGATCAGCCTGCTGCAACAGGGCAAGGCCGAGCTGGCCAGCACCCTGATCTACAGCCCCGAACGGGCTACCCAGGTCAATTTCACCCGGCCCTACCTGGTCGACCCCTGGGTCCTGGTCAGCCGCAGCGACAGCGACCCGGCGCAGCCACCCGAGCAACTGGCCGGCAAACGTCTGGCAGTGATTCGCGACTCGCCCCTCAAGGCGCAGTTGCTGCAACGCTACCCATCGCTGAACCTGGTCGAGGTCGATAACCCGCTGGCCTTGATGGAGGCGCTGGCACACAAACAGGTCGACCTGGTGCTGAGTTCGCGGATCAACGCCGCCTATTTCATCAGCCGCCTGTTCAAGGACCGCCTGCGTATCGCCTCGCTATACGGCGACCAACCGCTCACCTCGTCCTTTGCCACGCCCCTGGATGAGCCGGTATTGCACGCGATCATCGACAAGGCCTTGCTCAGTATCGCGCCCGATGAGCTGGCGAAGCTGACCAACCGCTGGCGCACCAATGCCCTGATCAGCGACAGCCCCTGGTACAACTATCGCTCGCTGATCTGGCAGATTCTCATCGTCGCAAGCCTGGTGCTGGCCGCGGCGGTGTTCTGGAACCGCTACCTGCGCCACCTGATCCGCCAACGCAGCAAGGCCGAGCAGGCACTGCAACATGAGCTTGGGTTCAGCAAGCGGCTGCTCGAAGAGCTGCGCCTGGCCAAGGATCAGGCCGAGGATGCCAGCCGCGCCAAAAGCACTTTCCTGACGACCATGAGCCATGAGATCCGCACGCCAATGAACGCGGTGATCGGCCTGCTTGAGCTTGCCGTCAGGGACGCTGAACAGGGCCGCGCCGACCGTGCCTCGCTTCAGGTGGCGTTCGACTCGGCCAACGGTCTGCTGGCGCTGATCGGCGACATTCTCGATATCGCCCGCATCGAATCCGGGCACATGCAACTGAACACCGAAGCCACCCACCTGAGCACGCTGGTCGCCGCCACCGTGCGGGTGTTCGAAGGCAATGCGCGGCTCAAGGGCCTGGCCCTGCGCAGCGACCTGCAAGCCATCGACGAAGCCGTGCTGGTTGACCCGCTGCGGTTCAAGCAAGTGTTGTCGAACCTGCTCGGCAATGCGCTGAAGTTCACCGAACAAGGCCAGGTCAGCGTCACTCTGCGCTATGGCCCGCAGCAGCCCGGACAGCTACGCCGGGTACTGCTGAGCGTGGAAGACAGCGGCATCGGCATCAGCGCCGAAGACCAGGCGCGCCTGTTTCATAACTTCGTCCAGGTGGGTGAGCAACCCGCACGCCAGGGCAGCGGCCTGGGGCTGGTGATCAGCCGCACTTTGTGCGAACTGATGGGCGGTCGCCTGAGCCTGACCAGCACCTTGGGCGTCGGTACGCGGATCGACATCGAGTTGCAGTTGCCGGTGGCGACCTTGGCCCAAGCCACACGGGAAGAAATCGAGCAGCCGCTGACCGACGCCGTATTGAACATACTGGTGGTGGACGATTACCCGGCCAACCTCATGTTGCTCGAACGTCAGCTCAGTGTCCTTGGCCACCAGGTCAGTCAGGCCAACGACGCTCATGCGGCACTGGTGCTGTGGCGCCAAGGGCAGTTCGATGTGGTTATCACCGATTGCCACATGCCCGGCATGGATGGCCATCAGTTGGCGCGCCGCTTGCGCAGCGAAGAACACCATCAACAACGCCGCGCTGGCCTGATCCTGGGATTGACGGCCAACGCTCAGGCCGAGGAACGCGAGCGTTGCCTGGCCAGCGGCATGAATGATTGTCTGTTCAAGCCGATCGGGCTCAATGAATTGCGCCGCCATCTGATCGGCATTGCCAGCCCGGCACCCGCCCCTGAGCCAGAGGCACATGCCAGCGGCTTCGATATCGACAACCTCAAGCACCTGACCCTGGGCGACCCGCAGTTGATCGAACGCCTGTTACGGCAACTGGCGCAAAGCAACCGTGACGACCTCCAGGCCCTGCGCGCCCTGGGCCCGACGCCGGCGCGCGATGCCTTGCGCGCCCTGGCCCATCGCATCAAGGGCGGCGCCAAGATGCTCAAGGCCCGTGGCCTGGTGCAACGCTGCGAAGCGCTTGAGCAAGCCTGCGTGGGCGATGCCGCCATCGAGCAACTGCAGGCACTGGCCACGGCCCTGGAGGCAAGCCTGCAGACCTTCGACGGCCAGCTCAAGCAGCGGGTCAGTGCAATTGCAAAGTCGAGTTGA
- a CDS encoding gluconokinase → MNPPLSAIVVMGVAGCGKSYVGAAIAGLSGGRLIEGDDFHPAANIQKMSAGIPLDDDDRAGWLIRLGEELQACLKAGERPILTCSALKKRYRDALRHAVPDLGFVFLDLTPAQASRRVLARPGHFMPASLIDSQFAALERPNGEALTLPLDATLPVDKLAIEVDQWLKPCGEPLLARTA, encoded by the coding sequence ATGAACCCACCCCTCTCCGCGATTGTGGTCATGGGCGTCGCTGGCTGTGGCAAGAGCTACGTCGGTGCTGCCATTGCAGGCTTGAGCGGCGGTCGCCTGATCGAAGGCGACGACTTCCACCCCGCTGCCAATATCCAGAAAATGAGTGCCGGCATCCCTCTGGACGACGACGACCGTGCCGGTTGGCTGATTCGCCTGGGCGAGGAACTGCAAGCGTGCCTGAAGGCCGGCGAACGGCCCATCCTCACCTGCTCCGCCCTGAAAAAGCGCTACCGCGACGCCCTGCGTCACGCCGTGCCGGACCTGGGCTTCGTGTTTCTCGATCTCACCCCCGCACAAGCCAGCCGGCGCGTGCTGGCCCGCCCTGGCCACTTCATGCCCGCCAGCCTGATCGACAGCCAGTTCGCCGCCTTGGAACGGCCCAATGGCGAAGCGCTGACCCTGCCCCTGGACGCCACCCTGCCGGTGGACAAGCTGGCCATCGAGGTAGACCAGTGGCTAAAGCCCTGCGGTGAGCCGCTGCTGGCGCGAACGGCCTGA
- a CDS encoding FepA family TonB-dependent siderophore receptor, producing MASRFKLSRISIALLATLGSTALAAAPLELQPDEVQVQPTDLPVAGSRQAIELENTRVLGTAEEELKQAPGVSIITAEDIKKRPPVNDLSDIIRREPGVNLTGNSSSGARGNNRQIDLRGMGPENTLILIDGKPSTSRNAVRYGWSGDRDTRGETNWVPAEEVERIEILRGPAAARYGSGAMGGVVNIITKRPTQDLRGSMTLYTMLPEDDSEGTGKRVNFSLSGPLTDSLIFRVYGNLNKTDADDMKINSAHQATEGSLMAGREGVRNKDINGMLSWKIDPANTVDLESSYSRQGNIFAGDTMLNAGGEFVESQVGKETNVMQRSSFAVTHRGDYDWGTSTASLSYDLTRNGRLNEGLAGWGEGAPSGSAGRFESRLRNTRATAEVNLPLSMGLEQVLTLGGEYLYESLNDPGSLRPQSYDPGAELPNFDRTQTKSTARSFALYAEDNIEVGENTIITPGLRLDHHEDYGDNWSPSLNASHQITEALSIKGGIARAYKTPNLYQANPNYLLYSRGAGCNSSEVNDGGCYLLGNANLEPETSVNKELGLAYDKGTWRTSATYFRNDYKNKIEAGNDTLFRLPNGRRILRWENTGKAVVQGVEGNLFVELTPALDWNTNFTYMIESEDKKTGEPLSIIPEYTVNSTLDWNVTDKLSFQLNGTYYGKQEAPTYNARANETLDKKVQKDVDPYGIVGISGGYEFTKNLSMRVGVNNLFDKRLYREGNSDEAGALTYNEAGRAYFASFTTSF from the coding sequence ATGGCGTCGCGCTTCAAACTCAGCCGCATAAGCATTGCCTTGCTGGCGACCCTGGGCTCCACGGCACTCGCCGCGGCCCCGCTGGAGCTGCAACCGGACGAAGTCCAGGTGCAGCCCACCGACCTGCCCGTGGCCGGCAGTCGGCAGGCCATCGAGCTTGAGAACACCCGGGTGCTGGGGACCGCCGAGGAGGAGCTCAAGCAAGCGCCCGGCGTGTCGATCATCACCGCTGAAGACATCAAGAAGCGCCCACCAGTCAATGACCTCTCCGATATCATCCGCCGCGAGCCCGGGGTCAACCTCACCGGCAACAGCAGCAGCGGCGCCCGGGGCAACAACCGCCAGATCGATCTGCGCGGCATGGGCCCGGAAAACACCCTGATCCTCATCGACGGCAAGCCGTCCACTTCACGCAACGCCGTGCGCTACGGCTGGAGCGGCGACCGCGACACCCGCGGCGAAACCAACTGGGTACCGGCCGAAGAAGTCGAACGCATCGAGATCCTTCGCGGCCCGGCCGCCGCGCGCTACGGCTCCGGCGCCATGGGCGGTGTGGTCAACATCATCACCAAGCGCCCGACCCAGGACCTGCGCGGCTCCATGACCCTGTACACCATGCTGCCCGAGGATGATTCCGAAGGCACCGGCAAGCGGGTCAACTTCAGCCTTAGCGGGCCGCTGACCGACAGCCTGATCTTTCGCGTGTATGGCAACCTGAACAAGACCGACGCCGATGACATGAAGATCAACTCGGCGCACCAGGCCACTGAAGGTTCGCTGATGGCCGGCCGCGAAGGCGTACGCAACAAAGATATCAACGGCATGTTGAGCTGGAAGATCGACCCGGCCAACACCGTCGACCTGGAATCGAGCTACAGCCGCCAGGGCAATATCTTCGCCGGTGACACCATGCTCAACGCCGGCGGCGAGTTCGTCGAAAGCCAGGTGGGCAAGGAAACCAACGTGATGCAGCGCTCAAGCTTCGCCGTCACCCACCGCGGCGACTACGACTGGGGTACCTCCACTGCGTCCTTGTCCTACGACCTGACCCGCAACGGCCGCCTCAACGAAGGCCTGGCCGGCTGGGGTGAAGGCGCGCCATCAGGCAGTGCCGGGCGCTTCGAGTCGCGCCTGCGCAACACCCGCGCCACCGCCGAGGTCAACCTGCCCCTGAGCATGGGCCTTGAGCAGGTGCTGACCCTGGGCGGCGAGTACCTCTACGAGTCGCTCAACGACCCAGGCTCACTGCGCCCGCAAAGCTATGACCCGGGCGCAGAGTTGCCAAACTTCGATCGCACCCAGACCAAGTCCACGGCGCGCAGTTTTGCCCTGTATGCCGAAGACAACATCGAAGTCGGCGAAAACACCATCATCACCCCGGGCCTGCGCCTGGATCATCATGAAGACTACGGCGACAACTGGAGCCCGAGCCTGAACGCCTCGCACCAGATCACCGAAGCCTTGAGCATCAAGGGTGGTATTGCCCGCGCCTATAAAACCCCGAACCTGTACCAGGCCAACCCCAACTACCTGCTGTACAGCCGTGGTGCCGGCTGCAACTCCAGCGAAGTCAACGATGGCGGCTGCTACCTGCTGGGCAATGCCAACCTCGAACCGGAAACCAGCGTCAACAAGGAGCTGGGCCTGGCCTACGACAAGGGCACCTGGCGCACCAGCGCGACCTACTTCCGCAACGACTACAAGAACAAGATCGAGGCCGGCAACGACACCTTGTTCCGCCTGCCCAACGGCCGTCGCATCCTGCGTTGGGAAAACACCGGCAAGGCGGTGGTGCAAGGGGTTGAGGGCAACCTGTTCGTCGAGCTGACTCCAGCCCTGGACTGGAACACCAACTTCACCTACATGATCGAGTCCGAGGACAAGAAAACCGGCGAGCCGCTGAGCATCATCCCCGAGTACACGGTCAACTCGACCCTGGACTGGAATGTCACTGACAAGCTGTCGTTCCAGCTCAACGGCACCTACTACGGCAAGCAGGAGGCGCCGACCTACAACGCCCGGGCCAACGAAACCCTGGACAAGAAGGTGCAGAAGGACGTCGATCCGTATGGCATTGTCGGCATCAGCGGGGGTTATGAGTTCACCAAGAACCTGAGCATGCGCGTGGGTGTGAACAACCTGTTCGACAAGCGCCTGTACCGTGAAGGCAACTCGGATGAAGCCGGGGCCCTGACTTACAACGAAGCGGGCCGGGCGTACTTCGCCTCGTTTACCACTTCGTTCTGA
- a CDS encoding response regulator: protein MPTVLIVDDHPTIRLAVRMLLERERYEIVGETGDGVAAVQMARELRPDVVILDIGLPGLDGLSVIKRLHLMDHTPKIMVLTGQPAPLFARRCLDAGSSAFVHKDEDLEALIFALKAMIKGYSTFPDMSANRGPLGSEEQRLASLSSREMEVLRRLAAGHSNNEIGARMHLSPKTISTYKSRIMEKLQVGSLVDLMGLTHRNNVI, encoded by the coding sequence ATGCCTACGGTACTGATCGTCGATGATCACCCCACGATTCGTCTTGCGGTGCGCATGCTGCTTGAGCGCGAACGCTACGAGATCGTCGGTGAAACCGGCGATGGCGTTGCCGCCGTGCAGATGGCCCGCGAGCTTCGCCCGGACGTGGTCATTCTCGATATCGGCCTGCCCGGTCTTGATGGCCTGAGCGTGATCAAACGCCTGCACCTGATGGACCACACCCCCAAGATCATGGTGCTCACCGGCCAGCCCGCGCCGTTGTTCGCCCGTCGCTGCCTGGATGCCGGCAGTTCGGCGTTCGTGCACAAGGACGAAGACCTGGAAGCCTTGATCTTCGCCTTGAAAGCCATGATCAAAGGCTACTCGACCTTCCCCGACATGTCGGCCAACCGTGGCCCGCTGGGCAGTGAAGAGCAACGCCTGGCCAGCCTGTCTTCGCGTGAGATGGAAGTGCTGCGCCGCCTCGCCGCAGGCCACTCCAACAATGAAATCGGCGCACGTATGCACCTCAGCCCGAAGACCATCAGCACCTATAAAAGCCGGATCATGGAGAAACTTCAGGTTGGGTCCTTGGTCGATCTTATGGGGCTGACCCATCGCAACAACGTGATCTGA